A single Cucumis melo cultivar AY chromosome 4, USDA_Cmelo_AY_1.0, whole genome shotgun sequence DNA region contains:
- the LOC103487126 gene encoding uncharacterized protein LOC103487126: MNVHRRDRAMLNQSSINNNNPNFASTNCLSLFQSPSSSSSHHYLSTLPNANPSFGVTASCGGRSKDLGKDVRSSCSRVRDKHQVGIGVFDEGLNFGFGRSRTTTSGLFYHDDDQDDPGVVAGCKRRKTDDETSPIQFYVKSSNLVENQHHHHHHIQSEVIGLSSTSLHDLDLELRLGGLSKG, translated from the coding sequence ATGAACGTTCATAGAAGAGATAGGGCCATGTTAAACCAATCCTCAATTAACAACAACAACCCTAATTTCGCTTCTACTAATTGCTTGTCCTTGTTTCAatccccttcttcttcttcttctcatcaCTATCTTTCAACTTTACCTAACGCTAATCCTTCGTTCGGAGTAACAGCTTCTTGTGGCGGTCGATCAAAGGATCTGGGGAAAGATGTGAGGAGTTCTTGTTCTAGGGTTAGGGACAAACATCAAGTGGGAATTGGGGTTTTTGACGAGGGGTTGAATTTTGGTTTTGGTCGATCTCGGACGACGACGTCGGGTTTGTTTTATCACGATGACGATCAAGATGACCCGGGGGTGGTGGCAGGATGCAAGAGGAGGAAAACGGATGATGAAACATCGCCGATACAATTTTATGTGAAGTCGAGTAATTTGGTAGAAAAtcaacatcatcatcatcatcatattCAATCAGAGGTAATTGGACTTAGCTCTACCTCCTTACATGATTTGGATCTTGAACTCAGGCTTGGTGGTCTCTCTAAAGGTTGA